One Oharaeibacter diazotrophicus DNA window includes the following coding sequences:
- a CDS encoding ABC transporter substrate-binding protein, whose product MKFATMLLASAAVLAVAVPMSASADTSGKKIALSNNYAGNSWRQAMLTSWDKVTKEAVAAGVVAAADPFTTAENQATEQAAQIQNMILQGYDAIVINAASPTALNGAVKEACDAGIVVVSFDGIVTEPCAYRIAVDFKAMGLSEVEYLAKKMPQGGNLLEIRGLAGVFVDDEISAGIHAGVEKYPQFKIVGSVHGDWAQDVAQKNVAGILPSLPEIAAVVTQGGDGYGAAQAFAAAGRPTPLIIMGNREDELQWWKQQKDANGYETMSVSIAPGVSTLAFWVAQQVLDGQTVSKDLVVPFLRIDQDNLEQNLATTQKGGVANVEYSLDDAKKVIASAK is encoded by the coding sequence ATGAAGTTCGCAACGATGCTGCTGGCGTCGGCGGCGGTGCTGGCCGTCGCCGTTCCGATGTCCGCGTCCGCCGACACCTCGGGCAAGAAGATCGCGCTCTCCAACAACTACGCCGGCAATTCCTGGCGTCAGGCGATGCTGACGAGCTGGGACAAGGTGACCAAGGAGGCCGTCGCCGCCGGCGTGGTCGCCGCCGCCGACCCGTTCACCACCGCCGAGAACCAGGCGACCGAGCAGGCCGCGCAGATCCAGAACATGATCCTGCAGGGTTACGACGCCATCGTGATCAACGCCGCCTCGCCGACGGCGCTGAACGGCGCGGTCAAGGAGGCCTGTGACGCCGGCATCGTGGTCGTCTCCTTCGACGGCATCGTCACCGAGCCCTGCGCCTACCGCATCGCGGTCGACTTCAAGGCGATGGGCCTCAGCGAGGTCGAATACCTCGCCAAGAAGATGCCGCAGGGCGGCAACCTGCTCGAGATCCGCGGCCTCGCCGGCGTCTTCGTCGACGACGAGATCTCCGCCGGCATCCACGCGGGCGTCGAGAAGTACCCGCAGTTCAAGATCGTCGGCTCGGTCCACGGCGACTGGGCGCAGGACGTCGCCCAGAAGAACGTCGCCGGCATCCTGCCGAGCCTGCCGGAGATCGCCGCGGTGGTGACCCAGGGCGGCGACGGCTACGGCGCGGCCCAGGCCTTCGCCGCGGCCGGGCGGCCGACGCCGCTGATCATCATGGGCAACCGCGAGGACGAGCTGCAGTGGTGGAAGCAGCAGAAGGACGCCAACGGCTACGAGACCATGTCGGTCTCGATCGCGCCGGGCGTCTCGACGCTCGCCTTCTGGGTCGCCCAGCAGGTGCTCGACGGCCAGACCGTGTCGAAGGACCTCGTCGTGCCGTTCCTGCGCATCGACCAGGACAATCTCGAGCAGAACCTCGCGACCACCCAGAAGGGCGGCGTCGCCAACGTCGAATATTCGCTCGACGACGCCAAGAAGGTCATCGCCTCCGCCAAGTGA
- a CDS encoding ATP-binding cassette domain-containing protein: MSSASHEAAIVAVEAVEVRFGAVRALDGVDLSIAPGECVGLVGHNGAGKSTIVNVVNGGLTPHAGSVRYAGRDAGTGIAVARANGVRCVFQELSLCPNLTVAENMRVMHAGLGGFGWRRRALGIVRAKLAEIFPGNGIDCGATVGDLAIAERQMVEIAIAFAEVSGPARLVILDEPTSSLDAGLAEQLTAHVRRFVAGGGAVVLISHILGEILSTASRIVVMKDGRVVASRPAADFDVAGLVQAMGSVVKEQGPRAAAAVRGAAVVEPVSPGGRGLPFRAFAGEVIGLAGLAGHGQTDMLLALHRARASDWLPGRGRGVAFVAGDRGLNGTFPLWSILRNLSISAIGRSARAGLVDGAGEAALGAEWRRRIEIRTPDMGNGILSLSGGNQQKVLFARALATSAALVLMDDPMRGVDVGTKQEVYAMLRAEAAAGRTFVWYSTEMDEIRLCDRVYVFRDGAIVAELVGDAVTEHAVLEASFAGEAA, encoded by the coding sequence ATGAGCAGTGCATCCCACGAGGCGGCGATCGTCGCCGTCGAGGCGGTCGAGGTCCGGTTCGGCGCCGTCCGCGCGCTCGACGGCGTCGACCTTTCCATCGCCCCCGGCGAATGCGTCGGGCTGGTCGGCCACAACGGCGCCGGCAAGTCCACCATCGTCAACGTCGTCAACGGCGGCCTCACCCCGCACGCCGGCAGCGTGCGCTACGCCGGCCGGGACGCCGGCACCGGCATCGCGGTCGCCCGCGCCAACGGCGTGCGCTGCGTGTTCCAGGAGCTGTCGCTCTGCCCCAACCTGACGGTGGCGGAGAACATGCGGGTGATGCACGCCGGTCTCGGCGGCTTCGGCTGGCGCCGCCGGGCGCTCGGGATCGTCCGTGCCAAACTCGCCGAGATCTTCCCCGGCAACGGGATCGACTGCGGCGCCACCGTCGGCGACCTCGCCATCGCCGAGCGGCAGATGGTCGAGATCGCGATCGCCTTCGCCGAGGTCTCCGGCCCCGCCCGGCTCGTCATCCTCGACGAGCCGACCTCCTCGCTCGACGCCGGCCTCGCCGAGCAGCTCACCGCCCACGTCCGCCGCTTCGTCGCGGGCGGCGGCGCGGTGGTGCTGATCTCGCACATCCTCGGCGAGATCCTGTCGACCGCGAGCCGCATCGTGGTGATGAAGGACGGCCGCGTCGTCGCCAGCCGCCCGGCGGCCGACTTCGACGTCGCCGGCCTCGTGCAGGCGATGGGCAGCGTCGTCAAAGAGCAGGGCCCGCGCGCCGCCGCCGCGGTCCGCGGCGCGGCGGTGGTCGAACCGGTGTCGCCCGGCGGGCGCGGCCTGCCGTTCCGCGCCTTCGCCGGCGAGGTGATCGGCCTCGCCGGTCTCGCCGGCCACGGCCAGACCGACATGCTGCTCGCCCTCCACCGCGCCCGCGCCAGCGACTGGCTGCCCGGCCGCGGCCGCGGCGTCGCCTTCGTCGCCGGCGACCGCGGCCTCAACGGCACGTTCCCGCTGTGGAGCATCCTGCGCAATCTCTCGATCTCGGCGATCGGCCGTTCGGCTCGGGCCGGTCTCGTCGACGGCGCGGGCGAGGCGGCGCTCGGCGCCGAATGGCGCCGTCGCATCGAGATCCGCACCCCGGACATGGGCAACGGCATCCTGTCGCTCTCGGGCGGCAACCAGCAGAAGGTGCTGTTCGCCCGCGCCCTCGCCACATCCGCCGCCCTGGTGCTGATGGACGACCCGATGCGCGGCGTCGACGTCGGCACCAAGCAGGAGGTCTACGCCATGTTGCGCGCCGAGGCCGCGGCCGGACGCACCTTCGTCTGGTATTCCACCGAGATGGACGAGATCCGCCTCTGCGACCGCGTCTACGTCTTCCGCGACGGCGCCATCGTCGCCGAACTCGTCGGCGATGCCGTCACCGAGCACGCCGTGCTCGAGGCCTCCTTCGCGGGGGAGGCGGCATGA
- a CDS encoding ABC transporter permease yields the protein MSGVSASTIRQIVPALSLAVLLAAVFYLQPRAMSYVGLNLLFNLAVPIALATVAQMLIIAVNDLDLSMGTFVSFAACVAATFLRDTPVLGVAILAGAIATYAVIGVVIHLRDLPSIVVTLGMSFVWGGLAVLILPAPGGSAPDWARAVMTAKPPLVPIAIVASVAIAVAAHLVVTRSTFGVLIRGVGGNARSVERSGWSVLAIRAGAYAAAGFLAVLAGIALVGLTTSADANIALRYTLLSIAGVILGGGEFVGGRVSPVGAVIGALTLALAGSFLSFLRISPDWQIGAQGAILIVVLGLRLLLDRTERREKHP from the coding sequence ATGAGCGGCGTTTCGGCCTCCACCATCCGCCAGATCGTGCCGGCGCTGTCGCTCGCGGTGCTGCTCGCGGCGGTGTTCTACCTGCAGCCGCGAGCGATGAGCTACGTCGGGCTGAACCTCCTGTTCAACCTCGCGGTGCCGATCGCGCTCGCCACCGTGGCGCAGATGCTGATCATCGCGGTCAACGACCTCGACCTGTCGATGGGCACCTTCGTCAGCTTCGCCGCCTGCGTCGCCGCCACCTTCCTGCGCGACACGCCCGTGCTCGGCGTCGCCATCCTCGCCGGCGCGATCGCGACCTACGCGGTGATCGGCGTCGTGATCCACCTGCGCGACCTGCCGTCGATCGTGGTGACGCTCGGCATGAGCTTCGTCTGGGGCGGCCTCGCCGTGCTGATCCTGCCCGCGCCCGGCGGCTCGGCGCCGGACTGGGCCCGCGCCGTCATGACCGCCAAGCCGCCGCTGGTGCCGATCGCCATCGTCGCGTCGGTCGCGATCGCGGTGGCCGCCCATCTCGTGGTGACGCGCTCGACCTTCGGCGTGCTGATCCGCGGCGTCGGCGGCAACGCCCGCTCGGTCGAGCGCTCGGGCTGGTCGGTGCTGGCGATCCGGGCCGGCGCCTACGCCGCCGCCGGCTTCCTCGCCGTGCTCGCCGGCATCGCGCTGGTCGGGCTGACGACGTCCGCCGACGCCAACATCGCGCTGCGCTACACGCTCCTCTCGATCGCCGGGGTGATCCTCGGCGGCGGCGAGTTCGTCGGCGGCCGGGTCTCGCCGGTCGGCGCGGTGATCGGCGCGCTGACGCTGGCGCTCGCCGGCTCCTTCCTGTCCTTCCTCAGGATCTCGCCCGACTGGCAGATCGGCGCCCAGGGCGCGATCCTGATCGTCGTGCTGGGGCTGAGGCTGCTGCTCGACCGGACCGAACGGCGGGAGAAGCACCCGTGA
- a CDS encoding ABC transporter permease: protein MTLLLRKPWIWSYVATVAVFVVTVLFTGGASAGGLGEAALTFAAFSVLVGLGQMFVITLGPGNVDLSVPATMTLAGTLSLKYMDGAVGVVPAGLAIALVVGVAVGAGNYGLIKLLRIPPIIATLSTSFVVQSTAIWSNRGLRVKPPESMASFTTSSTLGVPNVAILALLLSVVAWILLEKSVYGRWIAAIGQSRFAARMAGIPVDGTRLVTYVLSAVLASLCGFLFACFSGGAALNMGAEYLLTSIAVVVIGGSAVAGGNSNVPGIWGASLFLFLVVSMLNTYGFGAGVRMILTGLIIIAVILVASGRYRFGR from the coding sequence GTGACCCTCCTCCTGCGCAAGCCCTGGATCTGGTCCTACGTCGCGACGGTCGCCGTCTTCGTCGTCACCGTGCTGTTCACCGGCGGCGCCAGCGCCGGCGGGCTCGGGGAAGCGGCGCTGACCTTCGCGGCCTTCTCGGTGCTGGTCGGCCTCGGCCAGATGTTCGTGATCACGCTCGGGCCCGGCAACGTCGACCTCTCGGTGCCCGCGACCATGACGCTCGCAGGCACGCTGTCGCTGAAGTACATGGACGGCGCCGTCGGCGTGGTGCCGGCCGGCCTCGCCATCGCGCTCGTGGTCGGCGTCGCCGTCGGGGCCGGCAACTACGGCCTGATCAAGCTGCTCCGGATCCCGCCGATCATCGCGACGCTGTCGACCAGCTTCGTGGTGCAGTCGACCGCGATCTGGTCGAATCGCGGCCTCCGGGTGAAGCCGCCGGAGAGCATGGCGAGTTTCACCACCAGTTCGACCCTCGGCGTGCCCAACGTGGCGATCCTGGCGCTGCTGCTCTCGGTCGTCGCCTGGATCCTGCTCGAGAAGAGCGTCTACGGCCGCTGGATCGCCGCGATCGGCCAGTCGCGCTTCGCCGCCCGCATGGCCGGCATCCCGGTCGACGGCACGCGGCTCGTCACCTACGTGCTGTCGGCGGTACTGGCGTCGCTGTGCGGCTTCCTGTTCGCCTGCTTCTCCGGCGGCGCCGCGCTCAACATGGGCGCGGAATACCTGCTGACCTCGATCGCCGTGGTGGTGATCGGCGGCTCGGCGGTCGCCGGCGGCAATTCCAACGTGCCGGGAATCTGGGGCGCCTCGCTGTTCCTGTTCCTGGTGGTCTCGATGCTCAACACCTACGGCTTCGGCGCCGGCGTCCGGATGATCCTGACCGGGCTGATCATCATCGCGGTGATCCTGGTGGCGAGCGGCAGGTACCGGTTCGGCCGCTGA
- a CDS encoding SMP-30/gluconolactonase/LRE family protein: MAGSSIYEIHDDRFRHLVVGSAGLDELYSGCRWAEGPVWFADLNCLVFSDIPNERMLCFSGVGEGAVSVFRRPSGFTNGNTRDNQGRLVSCEHGGRRVVRTETDGRLTVLADAFGGRRLNSPNDVVVKSDDSVWFTDPTYGIMSDYEGYAAEPEQPTRNVYRLDPRSGRLDAVCTDFGQPNGLAFSPDERRLYVADSASSHDPSWPSHIRVFDVRDDGTLSGGGVFCTIDVGLPDGLRVDVAGNVWTSAGDGVHCFAPDGTLLGKILVPQTVANVAFGGPRRNRLFITATRSLYAVYTATTGAGRG, from the coding sequence ATGGCAGGCTCGTCCATCTACGAGATCCACGACGATCGCTTCCGCCACCTGGTGGTCGGCAGCGCCGGGCTCGACGAGCTCTATTCCGGCTGCCGATGGGCGGAGGGGCCGGTGTGGTTCGCCGACCTCAACTGCCTCGTCTTCAGCGACATCCCCAACGAGCGGATGCTGTGCTTCTCCGGCGTCGGCGAGGGTGCCGTCTCGGTGTTCCGCCGGCCCTCCGGCTTCACCAACGGCAACACCCGCGACAACCAGGGCCGGCTGGTCTCCTGCGAGCACGGCGGCCGGCGCGTCGTGCGCACCGAGACCGACGGCCGCCTGACCGTGCTCGCCGACGCCTTCGGCGGCCGCCGCCTCAACTCGCCCAACGACGTGGTGGTGAAGTCCGACGACAGCGTGTGGTTCACCGACCCGACCTACGGCATCATGTCGGACTACGAGGGCTACGCCGCCGAGCCCGAGCAGCCGACCCGCAACGTCTACCGGCTCGACCCGCGGAGCGGCCGGCTCGACGCCGTCTGCACCGACTTCGGCCAGCCGAACGGCCTCGCCTTCTCGCCGGACGAGCGCCGCCTCTACGTCGCCGATTCCGCCTCCAGCCACGACCCGTCCTGGCCGAGCCACATCCGCGTCTTCGACGTCCGCGACGACGGCACGCTTTCGGGCGGCGGGGTGTTCTGCACCATCGACGTCGGCCTGCCCGACGGCCTGCGCGTCGACGTCGCCGGCAACGTCTGGACCAGCGCCGGCGACGGCGTCCACTGCTTCGCCCCCGACGGCACCCTGCTCGGCAAGATCCTGGTGCCCCAGACCGTCGCCAACGTCGCCTTCGGCGGCCCCCGCCGCAACCGCCTCTTCATCACCGCGACGCGCTCGCTCTACGCGGTGTATACGGCGACGACGGGCGCGGGGCGGGGTTGA
- a CDS encoding restriction endonuclease: MSKRGWMVRAERGGRLYDLFKDRSLVAIGLGEIGDLSRLPSRDKIAAAVVQSRPDWKAQAVAMSTGQLHRFRSEMKIGDVVVTYDPGRRIYLVGEIAGDYGFDPAVDPEDPHVRPVRWHREISRDLLSAASRNSLGSISALFALGKDVLDDIERALTSERPLPPPAAAESAVVEEDVFQDIQAKALEFIKDRIAALSWSDMQELVAGLLRALGYKTRVSPTGPDQGKDIVASPDGFGFEPPRIVVEVKHRQGAIGAQAIRSFLGGRHPQDKGLYVSTGGFTRDARYEADRASIPLSLMTGDDLVTAIIEQYEKLDLKTQQLVPLKKVYWPA, encoded by the coding sequence ATGAGCAAGCGAGGCTGGATGGTCCGCGCGGAGCGCGGCGGCAGGCTGTACGATCTCTTCAAGGACCGATCCCTCGTCGCGATCGGGCTGGGCGAGATCGGCGACCTCTCCCGTCTGCCGTCACGGGACAAGATCGCCGCTGCGGTGGTACAGTCCCGCCCCGACTGGAAGGCGCAGGCCGTGGCCATGTCCACGGGACAGCTCCATCGATTTCGGTCGGAGATGAAGATCGGGGACGTCGTCGTCACCTACGACCCCGGCCGTCGGATCTACCTCGTCGGCGAGATCGCCGGCGATTACGGGTTCGATCCCGCGGTCGACCCCGAGGATCCGCACGTGAGGCCGGTGCGCTGGCATCGCGAGATCTCGCGAGACTTGCTGAGCGCCGCGAGCAGGAATTCACTGGGGTCGATATCGGCGCTGTTCGCCCTCGGCAAGGACGTGCTCGACGACATCGAACGCGCCCTGACGTCCGAGCGCCCCCTGCCGCCACCGGCCGCGGCCGAGAGCGCGGTGGTGGAGGAGGACGTCTTCCAGGACATCCAGGCCAAGGCGCTGGAGTTCATCAAGGACCGGATCGCCGCCCTCAGTTGGTCGGACATGCAGGAGCTGGTCGCCGGGCTCCTCAGGGCGCTCGGCTACAAGACCCGCGTCTCGCCGACCGGACCCGATCAGGGCAAGGACATCGTCGCCTCACCCGACGGCTTCGGGTTCGAGCCGCCGCGGATCGTCGTGGAGGTCAAGCACCGGCAAGGCGCGATCGGCGCCCAGGCGATCAGGAGCTTCCTCGGCGGCCGACACCCGCAGGACAAGGGGCTCTATGTCTCGACGGGCGGCTTCACGAGGGATGCGCGCTACGAGGCCGACCGCGCGAGCATTCCGCTCTCCCTGATGACGGGCGACGATCTGGTGACCGCGATCATCGAACAATACGAAAAGCTGGATCTGAAGACGCAGCAACTCGTACCGCTGAAGAAGGTCTACTGGCCCGCCTGA
- the murA gene encoding UDP-N-acetylglucosamine 1-carboxyvinyltransferase has product MDKIRIVGGNRLNGTIPISGAKNAALPLMIASLLTDETLTLENVPRLADVNGLQRILVNHGVDYAVNGKRPGEDALAGQTVSLTARSITDTTAPYELVSKMRASFWVIGPLLARMRECRVSLPGGCAIGTRPVDLFLMGLERLGAQIDVDGGYVVARAPNGLVGGRIVFPKVSVGATHTLMMAAALAKGETVIENAAREPEVVDLARCLTAMGAEIEGAGSETIRIQGVDRLRGARHKVVSDRIEAGTYAMAVAMTGGDVLLENAEADLLGEPIEVLRRVGAEIVETNRGLQVRRNGHGIVATDVETQPFPGFPTDLQAQFMALMTMAKGTSRITETIFENRFMHVAELARFGARIQLDGQVATVEGVERLRGAPVMATDLRASVSLVIAGLAAEGETMVNRVYHLDRGFERLEDKIGRCGAVIERIAG; this is encoded by the coding sequence ATGGACAAGATCAGGATCGTCGGCGGCAACAGGCTGAACGGCACCATTCCGATTTCCGGCGCCAAGAACGCCGCGCTGCCGCTGATGATCGCCAGCCTGCTGACCGACGAGACGCTGACGCTCGAGAACGTGCCCCGGCTCGCCGACGTCAACGGCCTGCAGCGCATCCTGGTCAACCACGGCGTCGACTACGCGGTGAACGGCAAGCGCCCCGGCGAGGACGCACTCGCGGGCCAGACCGTGAGCCTGACCGCCCGCTCGATCACCGACACCACCGCGCCCTACGAGCTGGTCTCGAAGATGCGCGCCAGCTTCTGGGTGATCGGCCCCCTGCTCGCCCGCATGCGCGAGTGCCGGGTGTCGCTGCCGGGCGGCTGCGCCATCGGCACCCGGCCGGTCGACCTGTTCCTGATGGGTCTCGAGCGCCTCGGCGCGCAGATCGACGTCGACGGCGGTTACGTGGTGGCGCGGGCGCCGAACGGCCTCGTCGGCGGCCGGATCGTGTTCCCGAAGGTCTCGGTCGGCGCCACCCACACGCTGATGATGGCCGCCGCCCTCGCCAAGGGCGAGACCGTGATCGAGAACGCCGCCCGCGAGCCCGAGGTGGTCGACCTAGCCCGCTGCCTGACCGCCATGGGCGCAGAGATCGAGGGCGCCGGCTCCGAGACGATCCGGATCCAGGGCGTCGACCGCCTGCGCGGCGCCCGCCACAAGGTGGTGTCGGACCGCATCGAGGCCGGCACCTACGCCATGGCCGTGGCGATGACCGGCGGCGACGTGCTGCTCGAGAACGCCGAGGCCGACCTGCTGGGCGAGCCGATCGAGGTGCTGCGCCGGGTCGGCGCCGAGATCGTCGAGACCAACCGCGGCCTCCAGGTCCGCCGCAACGGCCACGGCATCGTGGCGACAGACGTCGAGACCCAGCCGTTCCCGGGCTTCCCGACCGACCTCCAGGCCCAGTTCATGGCGCTGATGACCATGGCCAAGGGCACCTCGCGGATCACCGAGACCATCTTCGAGAACCGCTTCATGCACGTGGCGGAACTCGCCCGCTTCGGCGCGCGCATCCAGCTCGACGGCCAGGTGGCGACCGTCGAGGGGGTCGAGCGCCTGCGCGGCGCCCCGGTGATGGCGACCGACCTGCGCGCCTCTGTGTCACTGGTGATCGCCGGCCTCGCCGCCGAGGGCGAGACCATGGTCAACCGCGTCTACCACCTCGACCGCGGCTTCGAGCGCCTCGAGGACAAGATCGGCCGCTGCGGCGCGGTGATCGAGCGCATCGCGGGCTGA
- a CDS encoding choice-of-anchor tandem repeat GloVer-containing protein — protein sequence MALSFPFFRTLLVLLASAGCAEASTTSVIYGFKGGADTYFPESGVVAGRGGALYGVSPFGGAGGKGAVYELRPPAKAGGAWSERVIHSFTGDAADGERPQGRLWFDAASGALYGTTTGGASGLGNVFRLAPPAKAGGTWALTVLYRFKGDRDGANPFAGLVRGKDGTFYGTTYNGGVGARGTVFALSPPTPSRPKWTERLLATFAGGSDGSVPLGGVSLDAAGNLYGTTLGGGAAGQGTVYRLRRPASATGKWTKTLLYGFGAGDDGHQPEGELLVGPGGVLYGTAASGGGIGAGPGYGVVFALAPGASAAAAWKETVIYRFKGGDDGAGPQAGLLRDAKGNLYGVTSRTAFKLTPAGATWRESVLHVFGTAPDGVAPWCTPVKGADGALYGTTFAGGPTGLGTVFRLVP from the coding sequence ATGGCCTTGTCCTTTCCGTTCTTCAGAACGCTGCTTGTTCTTCTGGCGTCGGCAGGTTGCGCCGAAGCGTCCACCACATCCGTCATCTACGGCTTCAAGGGTGGTGCGGATACGTATTTTCCCGAGTCCGGTGTTGTCGCCGGCCGCGGCGGCGCGCTCTACGGCGTCTCACCCTTCGGGGGGGCGGGCGGCAAGGGCGCGGTCTACGAGCTGCGGCCGCCCGCCAAGGCCGGCGGCGCGTGGAGCGAGCGCGTGATCCACAGCTTCACCGGTGACGCCGCCGACGGCGAGCGGCCGCAGGGACGCCTGTGGTTCGACGCGGCGAGCGGTGCGCTCTACGGTACCACGACCGGCGGCGCCTCCGGTCTCGGCAACGTCTTCCGCCTCGCGCCTCCGGCGAAGGCCGGCGGCACCTGGGCGCTCACCGTGCTCTACCGGTTCAAGGGCGACCGCGACGGCGCCAATCCCTTCGCCGGCCTCGTCCGCGGCAAGGACGGCACGTTCTACGGCACCACCTACAACGGCGGCGTCGGCGCCAGGGGCACCGTGTTCGCGCTGTCGCCGCCGACGCCGTCGCGCCCGAAGTGGACCGAGCGGCTGCTGGCGACCTTCGCCGGCGGTTCCGACGGATCGGTGCCGCTCGGCGGCGTGTCGCTGGATGCGGCCGGCAATCTCTACGGCACCACGCTCGGCGGTGGCGCGGCCGGGCAGGGCACGGTCTACCGGCTGCGCCGCCCGGCGTCGGCGACGGGCAAGTGGACCAAAACGCTGCTCTACGGTTTCGGCGCCGGCGACGACGGCCACCAGCCGGAGGGCGAGCTCCTGGTCGGCCCCGGGGGCGTCCTCTACGGCACGGCGGCGAGCGGCGGCGGCATCGGCGCCGGTCCGGGCTACGGCGTCGTGTTCGCCCTCGCCCCCGGGGCGAGCGCGGCGGCGGCGTGGAAGGAGACCGTGATCTACCGCTTCAAGGGCGGCGACGACGGCGCGGGGCCGCAGGCCGGCCTCCTGCGCGACGCCAAGGGAAACCTCTACGGGGTCACGTCCAGGACCGCGTTCAAGCTGACGCCGGCGGGCGCGACGTGGCGCGAGAGCGTCCTGCACGTGTTCGGAACCGCGCCGGACGGCGTGGCGCCGTGGTGCACGCCGGTCAAGGGCGCCGACGGTGCCCTCTACGGCACGACCTTCGCCGGCGGCCCGACCGGACTCGGCACGGTGTTCCGGCTGGTGCCCTGA
- a CDS encoding GNAT family N-acetyltransferase: MAVVVRWIEPSDEAAWRRLWNGYLVFYAATVPEAVTAHTFARFLDPAAPIGCRVAVDGERVVGFATHVLHEGTWASAPLCYLEDLFVDEAVRGSGAGRALIDDLLALGRAAGWDRVYWHTYETNATARRLYDSYKPATGMIVYQVDLPKPDASAA; this comes from the coding sequence ATGGCCGTGGTCGTCCGCTGGATCGAACCATCCGACGAGGCGGCGTGGCGCCGGCTCTGGAACGGCTATCTGGTGTTCTACGCCGCGACCGTGCCCGAGGCGGTGACGGCGCACACCTTCGCGCGCTTCCTCGACCCGGCGGCGCCGATCGGCTGCCGGGTGGCGGTGGACGGCGAGCGCGTCGTCGGCTTCGCCACCCACGTCCTGCACGAGGGCACCTGGGCGTCGGCGCCGCTCTGCTACCTCGAGGACCTGTTCGTCGACGAGGCCGTGCGCGGCAGCGGTGCCGGCCGGGCGCTGATCGACGACCTGCTCGCCCTCGGCCGTGCCGCCGGCTGGGACCGGGTCTACTGGCACACCTACGAGACCAACGCGACCGCGCGCCGGCTCTACGACAGCTACAAGCCGGCGACCGGGATGATCGTCTATCAGGTCGACCTGCCGAAGCCGGACGCGTCGGCGGCCTGA
- a CDS encoding DUF2948 family protein, protein MSMLKLAALDTEDLAVVAAHVQDAVLKVGDIEWRPREKRLVVQLNRFVWEAADRKGRGFERRRAALHFSRVEAVQASRIRRDAPDAVLNLLTVRFEAGEAPAGHVYLDFSGGASLRLSVECIEAGLADLGAAWATENRPLHEV, encoded by the coding sequence ATGTCCATGCTCAAGCTCGCCGCCCTCGACACCGAGGATCTCGCCGTCGTCGCCGCCCACGTCCAGGACGCCGTCCTCAAGGTCGGCGACATCGAGTGGCGGCCGCGCGAGAAGCGCCTCGTGGTCCAGCTCAACCGCTTCGTCTGGGAGGCGGCCGACCGCAAGGGCCGCGGCTTCGAGCGCCGCCGGGCGGCGCTGCACTTCTCCCGCGTCGAGGCGGTGCAGGCGAGCCGGATCCGCCGCGACGCCCCGGACGCGGTGCTGAACCTCCTGACCGTGCGCTTCGAGGCCGGCGAGGCCCCGGCCGGCCACGTCTACCTCGACTTCTCCGGCGGCGCCTCGCTGCGGCTCTCGGTCGAGTGCATCGAGGCCGGCCTCGCCGACCTCGGCGCGGCCTGGGCGACCGAGAACCGGCCGCTGCACGAGGTGTGA